One genomic segment of Pagrus major chromosome 13, Pma_NU_1.0 includes these proteins:
- the plekhb1 gene encoding pleckstrin homology domain-containing family B member 1: MALLRSGWLWRQTSVLKRWKLNWCDLWIDGSLCFYKTDSRRELEHRVSLKTACVDVRSGLECGDLSPPENNPRENRIVVQLRDGSSVNLCANSEDESIAWKLTLLETRRNPMFTYDPYDDSYQAIPINRYHTVYITPGAGPGTHQVVVQRDPFDGVMENIALGLLAGMAAGTAMRSFLWMPIFFC; encoded by the exons ATGGCGCTGCTGAGGTCGGGCTGGCTGTGGAGACAGA CTTCTGTCCTAAAGCGCTGGAAGTTAAACTGGTGTGACCTCTGGATAGACGGGAGTCTTTGCTTCTACAAGACTGACAGCAGACGAGAGCTGGAGCACCGCGTCAGCCTCAAGACAGCATGTGTGGATGTCAGATCTGGGCTGGAATGTGGAG ATTTGTCTCCACCAGAGAATAATCCGAGGGAGAATCGCATCGTGGTTCAGCTCAGAGACGGCTCATCAGTCAACCTGTGCGCCAACAGTGAGGATGAATCCAT AGCGTGGAAGCTGACTCTGCTAGAGACCAGGAGGAACCCG aTGTTCACATACGACCCGTACGATGACTCCTACCAGGCAATCCCCATCAACAGATACCATACAGTCTACATCACACCTGGAGCAGGACCAG GAACCCACCAGGTGGTCGTTCAGAGGGATCCGTTTGATGGAGTGATGGAGAATATCGCACTGGGATTACTGGCGGGCATGGCAGCAGGCACAGCCATGAGATCCTTCCTCTGGATGCCCATCTTCTTCTGCTGA